The genomic interval GCGCCTACTGGCAGCATTGAAGTGCGAGAGGGAAGTATTCAAACGTTCTCAAGTGCTGACGTGGCAGCAGGGAACGGGGGCAGGATCACCCTCAGCGCAGGCAACGGTATCAGCGTTGAGGGTATTTCTAGTCTCGCCCCAATCAACTCAGGCAGCTATCCTTTCGACCTGGCGGCGACAAATTCCAGTCAGGGAGGAGCCATCACCCTGTCCACAACCAATGGAGATATCATCATCGGTGCCAATCAATCGGGTAATTCCGTCTCCACCAGTGGCGGTGAAATTCGCTTAGATGGTCAGAACCTGGATATCAGTGGTAGTTTGGATTCCAGTGACTTTAGTGGAGCAAATACCTCAGGCGGAGCGATGACCCTGAATGCCGAGGGCAACATCACGATCGGTGGTCTGATCAGTTCGGATGGGAGCCTGCAAGGGGGAAACATTCGCCTCACCAGTCGCAATGGCGATATCACGATCGCCGATTCCTTAGTTTCAGGGGGGATGTTTGAAGCAGATACGGGGTCTAGCGTTGTCAATCGGTTTACCCAAACAGGGGGAACCATTACCCTGCAAGCCAACAACATCACAGCGACTGGTCTGGGTTCGCTCGGGGAAATTCAGGGCGGTGAAATTCGTCTCAATAGCAACGGTGTGATCAAAACAGGGGTAATCTACACCTGGGGTGGTAGCGGTGGCAATGTCTCTCTGTCAGCGAAGACCAGCATTACCACGGAAATCATTAACGCCAGTGGCAGTTCTGGCAATGGCGGTAACGTTACCCTTGACCCGTCCGGTGATGTTCAGGTGTCCCTGATTGATGCCCAAGGGGGAACGGCGGGCAGAGGAGGAACGGTCGATATTACGGCGGGAACTTTTTTCCGGGCAACCAGCAGTTTCATCGACCAAACCGGTATTCTTGCCAGCATTTCTACCGCAGGCGGATTGGGTGGAGGGGCAATCACGATTCGTCACGGGGGCGGATTGTCGGGTATTCCCTTTGAGGTGGGAAATGCCTCCACCAATGGAACCGCAGCCGCCATCACCACAGGCATTAGCCGCATTGACCCATTCCGTTCCTTCCTGGGGGCATTTGCTGAAGGTAGCCCACCGGCTCAAATTCAACTCGTCACCCTCGGCTTCACTGATATTGCCACGATTCTGCAACCACCGCCGGGTGAACGTTCGCTGGTTCCCCCTACGGCTCAAATCATTCCCCGGTTGGCGGTAGCACCCGATTTGGCGGAACTGGAAGAGACCCTGACAGACCAGTTTACCGCCCATCTGGAACTTCCTGGACAGACGCAAATTGTCACCCTCTCGGAAGCCCAGTCCACCTTGCGTAAAGTTGAAGCCGAAACAGGGGTCAAGCCTGCCATTCTCTATATCAACTTTGCGCCAGCACGGGTGAAAACTGAAGCGGCGATCGCCTCCACCACCGGTCCCACGCCTACTCCGCCTGACCCTTCCGAAAATAAGGGACAGAATGATGCGCAACTCGAATTACTGCTGGTCACCGCTACGGGCAAGCCCCTCCTCAAATGGGTGCCCGCAGCCACCCGCGCAACTTTAGTGGAGGTTGCCAATCAATTTCGCTATGAGGTTGCCGACCCCAGCAAAACCCGCACTCAAAGCTACCTGCCCGCCGCTCAACAGCTTTACCGCTGGTTGATTGCTCCCCTGGAAGCAGAGTTAAAAGCCCAGGGAATTCAGACGATCGTGTTTGTGATGGATTCTGGCATCCGGTTCATTCCCCTGGCAGCCCTCCACGATGGTCAGCAATTCTTGATCGAAAAGTATAGTCTGGGATTAATGCCCACCCTCAGCCTGACGGATACCCGCTTTGGCGACATTAGGGCGGCTCAAGTGCTGGCAGCCGGGGCCTCTGTATTTACTGACCAGAACCCATTACCAGCGGTACCGATCGAATTATCCGCCATCCAGACCGATAAATGGCAGAGTCAGCGCCTCTTCAATGAAACCTTTACCCTCGCCAATCTCAAACAGGAACGGGAAGAAAAACCCTTTGGTATTATTCACCTGGCAACCCACGGCGAATTTCTCCCCGGCAAGCTCAGCGATTCCTACATTCAGCTCTGGGATACCCGACTTCGCCTCAACCAACTCCGTAGCCTGGGCTGGAACAATCCTCCCGTCGAACTGGTTGTCCTGAGTGCCTGCCGCATGGCATTGGGAGATATCGATGCAGAATTGGGATTTGCCGGATTTGCCGTCCAGGCAGGGGCAAAATCTGCCCTTGCCAGCCTCTGGAATGTCAGCGATGAGGGCACCTCTGCCCTGATGGCAGAGTTCTACCAGCAGTTGCGTCAACAACCAATCAAAGCGGCTGCCCTGAGGCAGGCTCAGCTTGAAATGATTAACAAACAGGTGCGCCTGCAAAATGGCAAATTAGTCTGGGCGAATCGCCAGGTCGAGTTACCCCCCGATTTAATCGACAACGGCAGCGAAATTCTTTCCCATCCCTATTTCTGGTCTGCGTTCACGCTGGTTGGGAGTCCCTGGTAATGACAGATGTTTTCATTTCCTATTCCCGCAAGGACAAGGAATTTGTGCGTACCCTGCATACGGCGCTGAAAGCTGATCAGCGAGAAACCTGGGTCGATTGGGAAGATATTCCCCTTGCTGCAAACTGGTGGGCAGAGATTGAAGCGGGGATTGAGGCAGCGGATACGTTTATTTTTGTGATTTCGCCCGATTCGGTGGTTTCAACGGTTTGTCAGCAGGAAATTGAACATGCAATTCAATGCCACAAGCGGTTGATGCCGATTTTCCGACGGGATATCGACATGAAGCAGTTGCATCCCACACTCTCCAAACATAATGCGCTGTTTTTTCGAGAACAGGATGATTTTGATGGTGCTCTGAATGCTTTGCTGAAAGCCCTGGATACGGATCTGGATCATGCCCGTGCCCATACCCGGTTGCTGGTACGGGCGATCGAGTGGGAACGGGAAGGGCGCGATCCCAGTTTTCTGCTGCGGGGAAAGGATTTAGCCGCATCTGAACAATGGCTGAAGCAGGCTGGCGAAAAAGAACCAAACCCCACCGATCTTCAGATTCAATACATCACCACCAGTCGCCAGTCGCCTTTGCGCCAGGCAAAGCCTCGCACGGTCCTCCTGGCTGGGGTTGCAACCAGTTTGCTGGTGCTGGCAGCTCGTCTAGCTGGAATTTTGCAACCCCTGGAATTAAAGGCGTTTGATCACCTGATGCGATCGCGTCCCCCTGAATCGCCCGATCCCCACTTGCTAATTGTCGAATTGACAGAGGAAGATATTCAGGCTCAAATTCAACGGAATGAGAAAGGTCGCGGGAAGTTATCGGATGACTCTTTAAGCCTCTTATTAAAGAAACTAGAACCGTACCAACCTCGGTTAATCGGGCTGGATTTATACCGGGACTTTAAAGTTGATGAGCGCTTGCCCGATTTAGCGAAACGACTCCAGCAAAGCGATCGCCTCATTTTCATCTGCAAAACACCAGAGGTTGCGAAAGGGCAGGTCGTTGCTTCGGGAACCAAGCCCCCGCCGGAAGTTCCAATCGATCGGGTGGGTTTTAGTGATGTACTGCTTGACCCAGATGACGTGGTGCGTCGCCAACTCGTGGTACAAGGGCTGGTTCCCAATGCGCCCTGTGCCACAACCCAGTCCTTCAGCTTCCTGCTGGCTCGGCGCTATCTGGAACTAGAAAAAGGCAAGGATTTTCCGATCAAAGATCCCCTGACTGCGGAGGGCACGCTTCAACTGGGAGGGGTCATTTTCCCACGATTGGGTCGGTTTGCAGGCGGCTACCAGGGCATTGACGATGCCGGGTTTCAACTGCTGCTGAACTATCGTGCCCCCGATCGCGACCCAGCCAAAATCGCGACATCCATCACACTGGCCAAAATTCTGCAAGATCAACTCAGTCCAGAGGAGATGAAGGCATTCAAAAATCGAATTGTCCTAATTGGGTCAACCTCCTTTGTTACCGGAAAGGATTACCTCGCAACCCCCTATCAAACCATTCCCGGTGTAAAAATTCAGGCGCAGATGATTAGCCAACTGCTCAGTGCCGTGTTAGAGAATCGACCTCTGTTACAGGTTTTGCCCCGCTGGGTAGACGTGCTGTGGATCAGCCTGTGGTCGGCTGTGGGTGGGGTAATTGTTTACTATTTTCGATCGCCTCTGCGCTTAGGCATCGCCAGTGGCATCGCCATTGCTGGCCTATATTTGAGCTGTCTGGGGGGGTTAATCCTGGGTCATCTCTGGATACCACTGATTCCGTCTGCGATCGCCCTACTACTTACAGGCGGAAGCGTTTTGTACTGGATAACCCGTTCCTCCAAATCCAACGGCAAAGGGTGAGCCGGGGGGAAGGGGCATGGCGAACCCACCCCCTTCAACCTGGGATTTTATTTGTACGCTCGTCTCTTACGGCGCTACTACTCTCACCAATCATGTGTTAGTGTCTTTAGTAAGGTTTATTTTCGGCTGTGTAATTCGTTCTACAAGCGTTTCTCCGAATCTAATTCTCTACACTGATGATTTTGGAGAATCTACATGTCAATTTATGTTGGCAATTTATCCTACGAAGTTACGCAAGATAACTTAACGCAGGCTTTCAGTGAATACGGTGCAGTTAGAAGAGTGCAATTGCCAACAGATCGAGAAACAGGGCGAGTTCGCGGGTTTGCCTTTGTTGAAATGGGAACGGATGCAGAAGAAGCTGCTGCTATTGATGCCCTAGATGGTGCTGAATGGATGGGGCGTGACCTTAAGGTTAATAAGGCGAGACCACGGGAAGAAAGAGGTTCCTCTGATGGGGGGAGTTGGGGAAACAGCAACAGTTCTTCTCGCCGTCATTAAGCTTGAAGATTGCAGTAATCCCTTATTGAGTACTTAAAGCTAAGGCTGATAAGGGATTGCCTGGTTATGGTGATTCTCTTTATCAGCCTTATTTTTATTCCCTTAGTTAAGGACATTAAATGACCCAAGTTATTCCTGGTGAGAATGAAGGAATTGAGTCAGCTTTACGTCGTTTCAAGCGTGAAGTCTCTAAAGCAGGAATTTTTCCTGATATGAGGAAACATCGTCATTTCGAAACGCCAATCGAAAAACGAAAACGCAAAGCAATTGCTAAACACAAGCAGCGTAAGAGAAAGTTTCGACATTAACTGAGAGTAGTTTTTTAAGCACGATCGCCTTACCATTCTAGGAGCTTTCTATTATGAATATCAAAGAGCTTTGTAGCCGATATGCAGCAGGACAAAGAGATTTTAGCAACTTAAACCTGATGGCAGTCAATCTGAGAAACATGAACCTGAAAGGAATTAATCTCAGTGGCGCTAATCTAACGAAGGCAAATCTCACGAGAACCAATTTGAGCTGTGCAAATCTCACGAGAACCAATTTGACCGGAGCCAATTTGCCTGAAACAAATTTCACTCAAGCGAACTTAACAGATACCAACTTGAGTGAGACGAATTTAGCTGATGCTAACTTGAGCCAAGCTTATTTACGTAGAGCAACTACAGCGGATGCTGCTGGCTCACGTATGCTCTAATTTATTTGAAGATTTTATCTAACGTCAGACCAATCGATTAATCATGATCTGTTGGGCTGGCGTTAGAGGTCTTGTTAACCATGAATCGATAGGATTACCAGTAATTCCGGTAATAGTTGAAATCTGGAATTTGAACAACTATTGATTCGTAAGGTTGCTTCCTGTATCAGGATAAAGTCTTGAACGAAGCTACTCTAATTAATTCTTTAACAAAGTTGAGTTGCTATTGAAGATTCAAGCCATTCATATTCAAACGGGCGATCGTATCATTGCTTATTGCAATAACAAGATGCAAATCTGTAGGGTGAAGCACATTGTCGATCCTGAACTGAATAACATCTCTCTCTCTGTTTCGGTCTCAGAAAGTTCACGAAATTCCCTTAGTCGTATCATCCGGTTTCAACGAGATGCCGTAGTGGAACTGTACGCTAAAGCTTGCACCCAGGATGAGTTTGGCTCTTGTGTTTTGGAAGAGCCAATGGTGCATTCGGTTGATCCCATCGTTTCCTGAAAGCTACAACCATTCGCCTGACGGATTAACCCGGCAACCTGTGTTCATACCCATTTGGCGGTAGCAACCGGATTGTGTAATTTGCGTAGCGTGCGAGTAACACTCGGTTTGCCTGAGTTGCGGTGCGTTACGTTGAGGATATTGGCTCAGTCTCCAGTTCCAGTTAATCACCGGTTAACGATAACCCCCAAATACCCTGATTGATTGGTTCGTTCAATCGGTATGAGCGTCGGAGGGTTTGTCATTCTGAACCCAGTTACACCAGCGCTAATTCCATTGGAGTTCTGCTTTGGGACTGCTGTTGTTTCAGGGGAAGGATAATCGAAAATTCTGTACCAATGCCGACTGCTGATGTGCAGATAAGTTGCCCACCGTGTTTCTCCATTACAATTTGGCGGCTAATAGACAAGCCTAAACCTGTACCAATTCCCACAGGCTTTGTGGTAAAAAACGGATCGAAGAGTTTGGTTTGGTTTTCCGCGGAAATTCCGGGACCGTTATCCGCAATGCGAATGGCAACCCGATCGCCACTTAACCGCTCCGTGGTAATCGTAATTTCTGGCACGGTGGCAGACTCCTCCATCAAGGCATCACAGGCATTGCTAAGCAGATTCATGAAGACCTGGTACAGAGCACCTGGAAACCCTTCAATCAGCGGCAACTCACCATAGTTGCGGGTAATCGTAATCCCCTTTTTGATCCGGTTGTTCAAAATCAACAACGTGCTGTCCAGGCATTCATGCTAATCTACAAGGTGGGTTTTTCCCTCATCCAGGCGGGAAAAGTTGCGCAAACTCAGGACAATTTGGCGAATTCGCTCGGCTCCTAATTTCATCGACTGCAACAGACGGGGCAGATCTTCCTTCAGGAAATCCAGGTCAATTTCCTCAGCTTTGGTTTGAAGCGCGATCGACTGAGCAAAAATTTCCGCTTCGCAAACTCGAATGAAGGCAAACAAATCATGCACCGAATCAATTGCAGGAGCCAGATTCCCATAGATAAAATTCACCGGGTTATTAATTTCATGGGCAACGCCTGCAACCATTTGTCCCAAACTCGACATCTTCTCGCTCTGGATCAATTGCTGGGTTGTAGCCACTTTCTGTTCTTCCAGTAGTTTTTCCAGAGCTTGATTGACCGCTTCTAATTGCTCCGGGGTTCTTAGCGCTAGAAAACGTGGCAGTAGTTCTACCAGTTGTAGGGCTGTGTAGCAGGAAACTAAAGCTGTTATCGCCTTTTCAACGCCCGACAGCCAGTAGGCGGGGTGCCAGAGTGTCCAAATTTCTAACAGATGACCCACGCCACAGAGGATAATAAAAGCTCCAAAAAGGCCAAAAACTTTCAAGAAAGGCACATCGCTGCGTTTATACACGAAGTAGATCAGCATGGCTGGAATGGAGAAGTAGGCGATCGCAATCAGCAAATCACTCACCACATGCAACCAAACAAGTGGGGTTTGCCATAAATAGCAGTGGCCGTGGGGAATGTATTGACCTGGTGAAAAAAGTGGCATTAAAAAATCCAACACTCAACGTCTCCTTCTTAAAAGCCTGCCAGCGGGAATCTAGACTTTCAAACTAACAAAAAGAACTGCTCCCCAGGGAGGGGAAGATACAGAAAAGCCCTCAGCGGTATTGCTGAGGTTTAGATGTGTGATTTAGTACCAGACGGTTTCTCCGGACTAATCCTCCTCGATTCATCGGTCTCTTTCAGCACAGGCTTTTTGGCATTAACAATCAGAAGTAACCACCTTTCTGAGGAGCTATATTTTTGTTTCTAAAATAGGTGAGTGGAATCAAGTGTCGGTTGGGTTAGCGGTAGCGGAACCCTTGCGGAGGTTGGTTTGAGTCACCAAACCTAATCTACACAGGTTCTATATCGATGAATCCAACCTACTGATACCAAATTAAACAGGACTTACGCGCAGTTTGAAAGAAACCGGGTTTCTAGACAGAATCTCAACGGTTAAATGACAGATCTTCGTTCAGAAACCCGGTTTCTGCGTAAGTCCTATTAAATAGTCTCCGTGGCACATCAACATTCTCTAGGGGCGTTTGGCTAAACGCCCCTTGTATCTTTCAGAGGTAGGCAACCTGGCGGAGATAGCCAGGCAATCTGGCGGAGAGGCGGCGGAGATCGATCGCTCTCCAGCGCTTAGAAAGACCCTTGGGTGAATCGAAAATCCTCCCTCCGGTTCCCCGATCAACCAGCGTTTAACCATCTCTTTAAAAAAGAGGTATTTCAACTCGATTCAGACAAAATCAGGAACACTCCTTTTCATCGGGCCATCGTAGTAATAGTTGCGTTAGTGAGCGATTACCCCATGTCTAAAGTGTTGAAAACACAGTCTACAACTGCTTTGCTGGTTGCCTTAGGAATGACGACCAGTTCTTTAGCGCCCCTGGCAGTGCCAGCTCCGTCCCTGGCGCAATCCTTTTCCGACGTTCAAGGAAATTGGGCGCAATCCTGTATTGCGGATTTGACCCAAAGAGGAATTATCAGCGGTTATCCAGATGGGTCATTTCGTCCCAGCAATCCTGTTACCCGAGCTGAGTTCGCCTCAATGGTCGGCAAAGCTTTTCCGACTGCGGCACGGGTGCGGAATGCAACTCAATTTGTGGATGTGCCCTCCAGTTTTTGGGCATATAACGCTATCACATTTGCTTCCCAAACTGGCTTCTTGTCTGGTTATCCAGGGGGTGTCTTTAACCCGGCTCAAAATATTCCCCGCGCCCAGGTACTCGTTTCCCTCTCCAGTGGGTTAGGCTACTCTCCTGCCCAACCTGTCGCAACCACGCTCAATGCCACCTTTACCGATGCGGGTGCGATCCCAGCCTATGCTCAGTCTGGAATTGCTGCCGCTACAGAAAAGCGGTTGGTAGTGAATTACCCTGATGTGAAGTACCTGAATCCGAATCAGCTTTCCAGTCGGGCAGAAGTCTCCGCATTCCTCTGTCAGGCGCTATCCAGCACTGGGCAGTCTGCCTCTGTCATTCCATCTCAATACATTGCTGGGGTTGGCAGTGTCCAACAGGGGGGCGTTTTGACGGGAACAGCGATTCCGGTTAAGTATTCTGCTGCCCAGCGGATCATTGTGGCACCAAATGAAAGTGCTGATGTGACGCTGACCGTAGCGCAGGATGTCCGGAACTCCCAGGGTGTTGTTGCAATTCCGGCGGGGAGCCAGGTGGTTGGTCAGCTGGTACCGGCGAATGGAGGTTCCCAATTTGTTGCGCGCACCCTGATCATCAATGGTCAGCAATATGCGTTGAATGCTTCTTCAAATGTGATTACCACCACACGTAATGTTCGTGATCCCAACTTTTTACAAATTCTGGGTGGAGCAGCTTTGGGATCAGCCGCAGCAGCGGGAATTTCGGGGATCACAGGGAATCAACACATCACAGCACAAACCGTGTTGTTGGGAACCAGTCTGGGAGCTGGAACAGCAGCCAGTGTAGGCCGTAATGTGGGGTCAACTGTGAGAGATGCGGCGATCGGAGCAGCACTGGCTGCGGGGGTTGCTGGCTTAACGGGCGATCGCACCATTACGCCTAAAAAGGTCTTTACGGGGGTAGGTGCAGGAGCAACCTTGGGCGGCATTCTCGATCGGGGTTCTGGCGATGAAGTGATTGTCATCAACCCCAATTCTGACCTGACTTTGACCGTCAACAGTAACCTGTCACTTCCCTAGCAAGCGCTGGATGAGTGATACTAAACCCTGAGCAGGGCAGAAGGGAGGGACAGCTATCTCCTCCCTTCTGCCTTCTGGCTGAACAGATTGTTCTTGATCGCAGGCTCTCCCGTGACCATTCAACCTCCCTATCCTTAAAATGAATGGGTAACGGGAGCGATCGCAGGAGCCAACCATGCCAGATCCACGCATGTACGAAAGCGACACCTATGTGGTGTTAGAACCAGGTCAGCCAGAGATATTTCTGTCTGCTCCAGAGATGTTAGAGAAGCTGCAAAAGATTTTGTCAGAGCGGCAAGACGATCTGCCCCAGGATCTGCAAAAATTCACCTCCATCAAAGACCAGGCTCAACACTTACTCGAAACATCCTGCGAGTTAGATATGGAACCAGGACAATTTATCCAGTGGTATATGGTCAGGTTGGAAAAGTGAAGCGTGAGGGGTGAGGAGTAAAACTCTTCAGCCTTTGTCCCTCATCCTTTATCCCTTCCCTTTCTCCCCTGTTGCAATCAAACTCAGATCAATGATTTCGTCTTCGGGTTGGCTGATCTCCACTCTGATGCCTGGACCAAAATAATTGGTCATTTTTTCCTGTTTTTGCTGCCAAACATCCAGCGGAATTTGAGGCGAGTCAAATCTCAGCAGGAGTGTATAGGCTCCGTTAGTTTCCTCTTCTTTGACTCCCACCAGCACTGGGCGTTGCTCATCCATTGGACTCAAGCCCAGGAAGCTGAGTGAACTGTCCAGGTGGGCTTTTTGCCCATAACGGTAGCGAGTCACATCCTTGCGAACCTGGTTTTGAGTTGCAGTTGCCTGTTGCTCACGTAAATTTAGAACCGCAGCAGAGGTTGGTTGTATGAAAGGAGCAGGCAGAAGCTCAGCCGCTTTTAGCGCCAACCCTCCTAGCAGGAGCGGAATTCCATAAAAAAAACCAGCCAGATTAAGTGTTGCCTGATCAGTGAAATAGGCAACAAAACCGATTAGCGTTAGGCTTCCCCCCACGATAAGACCCAACATTGCCAGAGAGGTTTGACGTAACATAAATAAAGACTTGGCAGATTCATAACGTTTGTTCTAGACTCATTATCTCTACTCCTGAACAGGAAACGGAATTTATTTGAGGTATTCAACACAATCCCGTCTACCTGCCAGCCGTTGGGAAAGACTCTAGGTACCCACCAGCCTGTTATAAATAATCGCCTTTGGGTCATACTTAGCCAAAGGCAACTGCAAATCTCCGCCCAGAATAACCGATACAGCTTTTAACATTTAATGCTTTCTAAGTAACTTCCTGGGGAAGCTACGTTGTTAATGCAACAATAGATTCAGTATGCAGTGATTGCATTCATCCTTCTCTTCCTTATTTTGGTTCTCCCATGATCAAAGGTGAAAATCGGCAGGCAGCCCGCAAAGGATCTCTGATTGAGCAACTCAATTCGCTCAAACGCGAAGATGAGATGCTTTATAACATCTTGGCAGTTGATATATGGGCATTAGCAAAAACAATGGATGAGTACCAACCTGGGTTTTGGGCTGCCTTTATGAAAAACCGTGAACAGGCACTCAAGCGTTTTATTGATGAGGTTGTGAAAAGCAAACCTGCGGATGTAAAACGGCCACCGTTTCTTCGCTAGGT from Kovacikia minuta CCNUW1 carries:
- a CDS encoding chlororespiratory reduction protein 7; its protein translation is MPDPRMYESDTYVVLEPGQPEIFLSAPEMLEKLQKILSERQDDLPQDLQKFTSIKDQAQHLLETSCELDMEPGQFIQWYMVRLEK
- a CDS encoding CHAT domain-containing protein, translated to MRKSQHPTFSFLFFVLLLSPSLAQAQSIAPAGDRTNTRVIQNGNRFDITGGQLSTDGANLFQSFERFGLNQGQVANFLATPAIRNILGRVVGGNPSYINGLIQLTGGNANLILMNPAGILFGSSASLNVPASFTATTASGVGLGCRVSGIGCGKWFSATGENAYAALTGTPDTYAFTMAQPGAIVNAGNLAVPYGQSLTLLGGTVVNTGQLSAPGGQITIAAVPGENLVRLSQQDSLLSLEFQPITPTNPPSVSSAASLPQLLTGGNLGNATGLTVNPDGTVQLTGSGVQIPTTTGTAIASGQLSVASLSATPHTPHPTSQINVLGDRVALSSANLDASGVAGGGTIRIGGDFQGKGTVPNALQTAVSQDSTIRADALSTGNGGRVIVWADQSTNFGGRISARGGQTVGNGGFAEVSGKENLNYQGSTDLSAANGSLGTLLLDPTNITIVFTGPIVPGNGDALLPTIDSTEAPVQMTISQTALENSTANVSLAATNDITIGTPASGGTLVFNNPISVTFTAGGLVSSATNQGIDAPGSNITITAGSIRLGTIDTSRNTGLNGGNITLTATTGNISTANLVSHSCTGGGGVCSTGTGNAGNAGAVQLTANNGQITTGNIDTISSTSFGNSGQGGDVTIAARDGITTGTIAAYSTTGSGNSGNGGAISLTSTNGGISIDFTDSSSNTNSGNSGNGGAVSLITNGNISTGGINSYTQSSGTAGNGGAITLATTNGNISTDGSLYAVSRASFGNRSGNGGDVTLSAPTGSIEVREGSIQTFSSADVAAGNGGRITLSAGNGISVEGISSLAPINSGSYPFDLAATNSSQGGAITLSTTNGDIIIGANQSGNSVSTSGGEIRLDGQNLDISGSLDSSDFSGANTSGGAMTLNAEGNITIGGLISSDGSLQGGNIRLTSRNGDITIADSLVSGGMFEADTGSSVVNRFTQTGGTITLQANNITATGLGSLGEIQGGEIRLNSNGVIKTGVIYTWGGSGGNVSLSAKTSITTEIINASGSSGNGGNVTLDPSGDVQVSLIDAQGGTAGRGGTVDITAGTFFRATSSFIDQTGILASISTAGGLGGGAITIRHGGGLSGIPFEVGNASTNGTAAAITTGISRIDPFRSFLGAFAEGSPPAQIQLVTLGFTDIATILQPPPGERSLVPPTAQIIPRLAVAPDLAELEETLTDQFTAHLELPGQTQIVTLSEAQSTLRKVEAETGVKPAILYINFAPARVKTEAAIASTTGPTPTPPDPSENKGQNDAQLELLLVTATGKPLLKWVPAATRATLVEVANQFRYEVADPSKTRTQSYLPAAQQLYRWLIAPLEAELKAQGIQTIVFVMDSGIRFIPLAALHDGQQFLIEKYSLGLMPTLSLTDTRFGDIRAAQVLAAGASVFTDQNPLPAVPIELSAIQTDKWQSQRLFNETFTLANLKQEREEKPFGIIHLATHGEFLPGKLSDSYIQLWDTRLRLNQLRSLGWNNPPVELVVLSACRMALGDIDAELGFAGFAVQAGAKSALASLWNVSDEGTSALMAEFYQQLRQQPIKAAALRQAQLEMINKQVRLQNGKLVWANRQVELPPDLIDNGSEILSHPYFWSAFTLVGSPW
- a CDS encoding RNA recognition motif domain-containing protein, producing the protein MSIYVGNLSYEVTQDNLTQAFSEYGAVRRVQLPTDRETGRVRGFAFVEMGTDAEEAAAIDALDGAEWMGRDLKVNKARPREERGSSDGGSWGNSNSSSRRH
- a CDS encoding sensor histidine kinase; its protein translation is MLILNNRIKKGITITRNYGELPLIEGFPGALYQVFMNLLSNACDALMEESATVPEITITTERLSGDRVAIRIADNGPGISAENQTKLFDPFFTTKPVGIGTGLGLSISRQIVMEKHGGQLICTSAVGIGTEFSIILPLKQQQSQSRTPMELALV
- a CDS encoding DUF2854 domain-containing protein codes for the protein MLRQTSLAMLGLIVGGSLTLIGFVAYFTDQATLNLAGFFYGIPLLLGGLALKAAELLPAPFIQPTSAAVLNLREQQATATQNQVRKDVTRYRYGQKAHLDSSLSFLGLSPMDEQRPVLVGVKEEETNGAYTLLLRFDSPQIPLDVWQQKQEKMTNYFGPGIRVEISQPEDEIIDLSLIATGEKGKG
- a CDS encoding pentapeptide repeat-containing protein — translated: MNIKELCSRYAAGQRDFSNLNLMAVNLRNMNLKGINLSGANLTKANLTRTNLSCANLTRTNLTGANLPETNFTQANLTDTNLSETNLADANLSQAYLRRATTADAAGSRML
- a CDS encoding CHASE2 domain-containing protein, translated to MTDVFISYSRKDKEFVRTLHTALKADQRETWVDWEDIPLAANWWAEIEAGIEAADTFIFVISPDSVVSTVCQQEIEHAIQCHKRLMPIFRRDIDMKQLHPTLSKHNALFFREQDDFDGALNALLKALDTDLDHARAHTRLLVRAIEWEREGRDPSFLLRGKDLAASEQWLKQAGEKEPNPTDLQIQYITTSRQSPLRQAKPRTVLLAGVATSLLVLAARLAGILQPLELKAFDHLMRSRPPESPDPHLLIVELTEEDIQAQIQRNEKGRGKLSDDSLSLLLKKLEPYQPRLIGLDLYRDFKVDERLPDLAKRLQQSDRLIFICKTPEVAKGQVVASGTKPPPEVPIDRVGFSDVLLDPDDVVRRQLVVQGLVPNAPCATTQSFSFLLARRYLELEKGKDFPIKDPLTAEGTLQLGGVIFPRLGRFAGGYQGIDDAGFQLLLNYRAPDRDPAKIATSITLAKILQDQLSPEEMKAFKNRIVLIGSTSFVTGKDYLATPYQTIPGVKIQAQMISQLLSAVLENRPLLQVLPRWVDVLWISLWSAVGGVIVYYFRSPLRLGIASGIAIAGLYLSCLGGLILGHLWIPLIPSAIALLLTGGSVLYWITRSSKSNGKG
- a CDS encoding S-layer homology domain-containing protein, with the translated sequence MSKVLKTQSTTALLVALGMTTSSLAPLAVPAPSLAQSFSDVQGNWAQSCIADLTQRGIISGYPDGSFRPSNPVTRAEFASMVGKAFPTAARVRNATQFVDVPSSFWAYNAITFASQTGFLSGYPGGVFNPAQNIPRAQVLVSLSSGLGYSPAQPVATTLNATFTDAGAIPAYAQSGIAAATEKRLVVNYPDVKYLNPNQLSSRAEVSAFLCQALSSTGQSASVIPSQYIAGVGSVQQGGVLTGTAIPVKYSAAQRIIVAPNESADVTLTVAQDVRNSQGVVAIPAGSQVVGQLVPANGGSQFVARTLIINGQQYALNASSNVITTTRNVRDPNFLQILGGAALGSAAAAGISGITGNQHITAQTVLLGTSLGAGTAASVGRNVGSTVRDAAIGAALAAGVAGLTGDRTITPKKVFTGVGAGATLGGILDRGSGDEVIVINPNSDLTLTVNSNLSLP
- the rpsU gene encoding 30S ribosomal protein S21 — encoded protein: MTQVIPGENEGIESALRRFKREVSKAGIFPDMRKHRHFETPIEKRKRKAIAKHKQRKRKFRH
- a CDS encoding sensor histidine kinase, producing MPLFSPGQYIPHGHCYLWQTPLVWLHVVSDLLIAIAYFSIPAMLIYFVYKRSDVPFLKVFGLFGAFIILCGVGHLLEIWTLWHPAYWLSGVEKAITALVSCYTALQLVELLPRFLALRTPEQLEAVNQALEKLLEEQKVATTQQLIQSEKMSSLGQMVAGVAHEINNPVNFIYGNLAPAIDSVHDLFAFIRVCEAEIFAQSIALQTKAEEIDLDFLKEDLPRLLQSMKLGAERIRQIVLSLRNFSRLDEGKTHLVD